One stretch of Zonotrichia leucophrys gambelii isolate GWCS_2022_RI chromosome 13, RI_Zleu_2.0, whole genome shotgun sequence DNA includes these proteins:
- the GABRA6 gene encoding gamma-aminobutyric acid receptor subunit alpha-6 has product MALLLAWACVAVSMGTALGDQGDGADLYSENITRILDKLLDGYDNRLRPGFGGAVTEVKTDIYVTSFGPVSDVEMEYTMDVFFRQTWTDERLKFSGPTEILRLNNLMVSKIWTPDTFFRNGKKSIAHNMTTPNKLFRIMQNGTILYTMRLTINADCPMRLVNFPMDGHACPLKFGSYAYPKSEIIYTWKKGPLHSVEVPQESSSLLQYDLIGQTVSSETIKSNTGEYVIMTVYFHLQRKMGYFMIQIYTPCIMTVILSQVSFWINKESVPARTVFGITTVLTMTTLSISARHSLPKVSYATAMDWFIAVCFAFVFSALIEFAAVNYFTNLQAQRAMRKAARAAALAAALSAATVPAEDEIVSHSDSNSNLKKRVNSIASQAEQSPEPSIISNTASQCQPLPVPPPAPPQPPAIGGASKIDQYSRILFPVAFAGFNLVYWVVYLSKDTMEFFEPSAMHFRNDPQSN; this is encoded by the exons ATGGCTCTACTGCTCGCCTGGGCGTGTGTGGCTGTGAG CATGGGGACGGCGCTGGGGGACCAGGGCGACGGGGCGGACCTTTACTCGGAAAACATCACCCGCATCCTCGACAAGTTGTTGGACGGCTACGACAACAGACTCCGACCGGGATTTGGAG GCGCCGTGACAGAAGTCAAGACGGACATCTACGTGACCAGCTTCGGGCCGGTGTCCGACGTGGAGATG GAATACACAATGGATGTCTTCTTTCGTCAGACATGGACTGATGAGAGGCTGAAGTTTAGTGGGCCAACTGAAATATTGAGACTGAACAATTTAATGGTCAGTAAAATTTGGACACCAGACACGTTttttagaaatggaaaaaaatcaattgctCACAATATGACAACTCCTAACAAACTTTTCAGAATTATGCAGAATGGAACTATTCTTTACACTATGAG ACTAACCATTAATGCTGACTGTCCTATGAGGTTGGTGAATTTCCCAATGGATGGACATGCTTGTCCACTGAAATTTGGAAGCT ATGCTTATccaaaaagtgaaataatttataCTTGGAAAAAAGGACCATTGCATTCAGTAGAAGTACCTCAGGAGTCGTCCAGTCTTCTCCAGTATGACCTCATAGGACAAACTGTATCTAGTGAAACAATTAAATCTAACACAG GTGAATATGTAATCATGACAGTTTATTTCCACTTGCAAAGGAAGATGGGCTACTTCATGATACAGATATACACTCCTTGCATTATGACAGTCATTCTTTCTCAGGTGTCTTTCTGGATTAACAAGGAGTCTGTTCCAGCCAGGACAGTTTTTG GAATCACCACAGTGCTCACCATGACCACCCTGAGCATCAGCGCTCGCCACTCCCTGCCCAAGGTGTCCTACGCCACCGCCATGGACTGGTTCATCGCCGTGTGCTTTGCCTTTGTCTTCTCTGCACTCATTGAGTTTGCAGCTGTCAACTACTTCACCAATCTCCAGGCTCAGAGAGCAATGAGgaaggcagccagggcagcagcactggcagcagcactaTCAGCAGCAACTGTACCGGCAGAGGACGAGATTGTCTCG catTCTGACTCCAACTCCAACCTGAAGAAGAGAGTGAACTCCATAGCATCTCAGGCAGAGCAGTCTCCTGAGCCCAGCATAATATCAAACACTGCATCCCAGTGTCAACCTCTGCCTGTTCCTCCACCAGCCCCACCACAGCCACCAGCCATTGGAGGTGCAAGTAAAATAGACCAGTATTCCAGGATCCTCTTTCCAGTGGCATTTGCAGGATTCAACCTGGTGTACTGGGTTGTTTATCTTTCAAAAGACACTATGGAG ttttttGAACCTTCAGCAATGCATTTTCGAAATGACCCTCAGTCCAACTGA